One Cygnus olor isolate bCygOlo1 unplaced genomic scaffold, bCygOlo1.pri.v2 scaffold_78_ctg1, whole genome shotgun sequence genomic window carries:
- the LOC121063407 gene encoding olfactory receptor 14C36-like, whose protein sequence is MPNSSSITEFLLLAFADTRELQLLHFALFLGIYLAALLGNGLILTAVACHHRLHTPMYFFLLNLALLDLGCISTTLPKAMANALWDTRAISYQGCAAQVFLFAFLVGAEYSLLTIMAYDRYVAICKPLHYGSLVGSRACAQMAAAAWGSGFLNAVLHTATTFSLPLCQGNAVDQFFCEIPHILKLSCSDTYLREVGALAITLSLVFVCFIYIVLSYVQIFRAVLRMPCEQGRHKAFSTCLPHMAVVSLFVSTAMVAYLKPPSISSPSLDLVFAFLYSVVPPAVNPLIYSMRNQELRNALRKLLSYIFLKHQ, encoded by the coding sequence atgcccaacagcagctccatcactgagttcctcctgctggcattcgcagacacgcgcgagctgcagctcctgcacttcgcgctcttcctgggcatctacctggctgccctcctgggcaacggcctcatcctcactgCCGTAGCCtgccaccaccgcctccacacccccatgtacttcttcctcctcaacctcgccctcctcgacctgggctgcatctccaccactctccccaaagccatggccaatgccctctgggacaccagggccatctcctaTCAAGGGTGTGCCGCACAGGtctttctctttgccttcttgGTAGGAGCAGAGTATTCCCTTCTCACCATCATGGCCTACGAccgctacgttgccatctgcaaaccCCTGCACTATGGGAGCCtcgtgggcagcagagcttgtgcccagatggcagcagctgcctggggcagtggctttctcaatgctgtcctgcacacggccacgacattttccctgcccctctgccaaggcaatgctgtggaccagttcttctgtgaaatcccccacATCCTCAAGCTCTCTTGCTCAGACAcctacctcagggaagttgGGGCACTTGCCATTACTCTTTCTttagtatttgtttgttttatttacattgtgCTGTCCTACGTGCAGATTTTCAGGGcggtgctgaggatgccctgtgagcagggccggcacaaagccttttccacgtgcctccctcacaTGGCTGTGGTCTCCCTTTTTGTCAGCACTGCCATGgttgcctacctgaagcccccctccatctcctccccatccctggacctggtatttgcatttttgtactcagtggtgcctccagcagtgaaccccctcatctacagcatgaggaaccaggaacTGAGAAATGCGCTAAGGAAATTACTTTCATACATATTTCTGAAGCATCAATAA